A stretch of Myxocyprinus asiaticus isolate MX2 ecotype Aquarium Trade chromosome 42, UBuf_Myxa_2, whole genome shotgun sequence DNA encodes these proteins:
- the LOC127432796 gene encoding fish-egg lectin-like yields the protein MGAYQCILLLFSCQFLYILALNCAVMSGILKQIDAGLGSVVGVNDQNEVFVLFDNVFTKINIPLKHFSIGPAGQLGVSVTNNIFKFQSGRFVQLPGLLKQVDAGGDQLIAGVNMNDDIYCLNMDANNSGPSSTIPWVQLPGKLKYYSCGPYSCWGVNSNDNIFIMKGVSSNNCGGSGSFENVPGLLSMIEVATDGSVYGVNYQGVLFQRVGVSRSNPTGSDWTSSVVCPNSHKHVSFDLGVLWVICGDGSIRRCT from the exons ATGGGGGCTTATCAGTGCATCCTACTACTCTTCAGCTGCCAGTTCCTTTACATTTTGG cTCTGAATTGTGCGGTGATGAGTGGAATCCTGAAGCAGATAGATGCTGGTTTGGGCTCAGTGGTTGGAGTGAATGATCAGAATgaagtctttgttttgtttgataaTGTCTTTACAAAGATAAATATACCTCTCAAACACTTCAGTATTGGCCCTGCTGGTCAGCTGGGGGTGAGTGTGACAAACAACATCTTCAAGTTTCAGAGTGGCCGCTTTGTGCAGCTTCCAG gtctTCTAAAACAGGTGGATGCTGGAGGTGATCAGTTAATTGCAGGTGTAAATATGAATGATGACAtatactgcttaaatatggatGCTAACAACAGTGGCCCATCCAGCACAATTCCTTGGGTACAACTTCCTGGAAAGCTGAAGTATTACAGCTGTGGCCCGTACAGCTGTTGGGGGGTGAACAGCAACGACAACATCTTCATCATGAAG GGTGTGTCTAGTAATAACTGTGGAGGCTCTGGCTCCTTTGAGAATGTTCCTGGACTTCTGTCTATGATTGAAGTAGCAACTGATGGCAGTGTTTATGGTGTCAACTATCAAGGGGTCTTATTCCAAAG AGTTGGTGTCTCTCGATCCAATCCCACTGGCTCTGACTGGACATCATCTGTTGTCTGTCCCAATAGCCACAAGCATGTGTCGTTTGACCTGGGAGTGCTGTGGGTCATTTGTGGTGACGGCTCCATCCGAAGATGTACTTAG
- the LOC127432793 gene encoding activated RNA polymerase II transcriptional coactivator p15-like: MPKSKEMLSSSSESDSDSEVDTKSKRKKQAAPEKPSKKQKSGETSKVSAASKSSSSSSKNDNMFQIGKMRYVSVRDFKGKVLIDIREYWMDQEGEMKPGRKGISLNPEQWNQLKEQISEIDDAVRRI; this comes from the exons ATGCCCAAATCTAAGGAAATGTTGTCCTCTTCGTCAGAAAGTGACTCTGATAGTGAAGTTGACACGAAG TCCAAGAGAAAAAAGCAGGCAGCACCAGAGAAGCCATCAAAGAAACAGAAGAGTGGAGAGACCTCAAAGGTGTCAGCAGCCTCCAAAAGCAGCAGTAGCAGCAGTAAAAATGATAATATGTTTCAG atagggAAGATGAGGTATGTGAGTGTTCGAGACTTCAAAGGAAAAGTGCTGATCGATATTCGGGAATACTGGATGGATCAGGAGGGTGAAATGAAACCAGGGAGAAAGG GTATTTCGTTGAACCCAGAGCAGTGGAACCAGCTCAAAGAGCAGATCAGTGAGATCGATGATGCAGTGAGAAGAATATAA